Sequence from the Deltaproteobacteria bacterium IMCC39524 genome:
TCACGGGCTGTCGCAAAAACAACAGTTCCTGCGGCATCGAGTTGAGGAGTCTCCCAGACTCTTTCACCCGGCAGAAGAGGATATTGCCAACGCAAACGACCACCGCCGGACAGAATCTCGACAGCATAAAGAGCATAGGGGATATTTGCGTTTGCTCCCTCCACCCCACCGCTACCAAAGATCGCTAAACGACCGTGAACTGCCACACCCGCACCGATTGGCTCTTCAGCAGCACCAGGGACGACATAGACAGGAGCATCACCATGGGCACGGCCATCGACGAGATCAAGGGCCCAGAGACGACCGACCAGATCGCCGAAGACTAGGGTGTCGCTACGCTGATCACCGTTTAGGTCCATCAGAGCAGGAACCGCCGGCGTGGCCTCGGCGACAGCACCGCTTATCGGGTAAGGCGCGGTAAATTGCCAGAGGAGTTGCCCCGAACCCAGGGTCAGCGCGAGAGCGTGAATTGCTGCCGGGCCGTCACCTCCAACGGAATCCGCGGTCAGGTATATGCAATCTCTCGTCTCGGTTACCGAACCGCAGCGACCAATGGTGACACCGCGGGTTCGACCGATCTCGTTGCCCGGCAGCAACGTCTCCCACAAGAGCTCGGGCTGATAGGGGTCAGTAATATCCAGCACAAGGAGGTTGCTGCGACGGCTCTGCACAAGGGTACCGGTCGCCACCAGCAAGGTATGCCAGCGATAGAGGCCATCGCCTTCGAGGTCGAGAAACAATTCCCTGACAACCGGCGGGCCATCGAGGTGTACGCTCAAGGCTCCCGGGTCATCATCGAGCGGTTGACCTTTGATGTGAGGGAGAAAACTGCCGGGCAGATACGCCCACAGCTCTGCACCGGCTTCAGAATCATCTTGCAGGAAATCATTGCTAGCAGCGTCCCATGGACTGACAAAGAAAGCATGCAGCATGCCGTCTTCTCCACCGGCGTAAAGAACCCGGTCACGCTGGCTGGCTTCGTCGTTAGCCGGGCTTCTGCCGACCAGAACCGGAGAAGAGCGACTGATGCTCCAGAGCCTCCTGGGGTCCTCGCTGGAACCGGCAGGGAGCTCGGTGCTGCCGCCACGTCGCCCACGCACGGCGTGCAGCAGAAGTTCTCCTTCAATAAGCGAATCGACCGCCATTGCCGGCTGTAATCTTGTCAGAGAGTCCGCATTGAACGGCAGCTGTTCACCAGCAAGATTCGTGAAAATGCTGCGATAAAGGTTGCCAGAATTAATCGATGTGGGAGGATCTCCACTTGTGAGGTCGC
This genomic interval carries:
- a CDS encoding PilC/PilY family type IV pilus protein, with the translated sequence MKTWCAYARFMLCCMTGLICCKPLHAGDLQQEYVTTTPVLADGVLYIASTSFPDHRGHLRAIDLLDTFPATLWDAADTMPQAGSGAAPGDLTSGDPPTSINSGNLYRSIFTNLAGEQLPFNADSLTRLQPAMAVDSLIEGELLLHAVRGRRGGSTELPAGSSEDPRRLWSISRSSPVLVGRSPANDEASQRDRVLYAGGEDGMLHAFFVSPWDAASNDFLQDDSEAGAELWAYLPGSFLPHIKGQPLDDDPGALSVHLDGPPVVRELFLDLEGDGLYRWHTLLVATGTLVQSRRSNLLVLDITDPYQPELLWETLLPGNEIGRTRGVTIGRCGSVTETRDCIYLTADSVGGDGPAAIHALALTLGSGQLLWQFTAPYPISGAVAEATPAVPALMDLNGDQRSDTLVFGDLVGRLWALDLVDGRAHGDAPVYVVPGAAEEPIGAGVAVHGRLAIFGSGGVEGANANIPYALYAVEILSGGGRLRWQYPLLPGERVWETPQLDAAGTVVFATARDYHSLLSSGETTTHGRLVALNEAGEEKFSRNLDAATIGRVVTAPGVVVAVSLTGEVTQLGTASRLLGPVGGQGSVKVLSWRQQ